From Rudanella lutea DSM 19387, a single genomic window includes:
- a CDS encoding SMI1/KNR4 family protein — MKTLTLKSSCLSITNKEILETEATLGIILPEDYKAFLLLSNGGYPLESEFKKEDDWSFGVQLFYGICSVTDQSIVFYASMFHQKFMSKHFIPFAHDPGGWMFVISTRDQDYGHVYFYRPDEPEDDCLTHLTNSFEEFIDKLQVPIY; from the coding sequence ATGAAGACACTTACTTTAAAGTCATCATGCCTCAGCATAACAAACAAAGAAATCTTGGAGACAGAGGCAACATTGGGAATCATACTTCCTGAAGATTATAAAGCTTTCTTATTGCTAAGCAACGGTGGTTACCCACTTGAATCGGAATTTAAGAAAGAGGATGACTGGAGTTTTGGGGTACAGCTATTTTATGGAATTTGTTCTGTAACAGATCAATCAATTGTATTCTATGCTTCAATGTTTCATCAAAAATTTATGTCAAAACACTTTATTCCTTTCGCTCACGATCCTGGGGGTTGGATGTTTGTTATATCTACTAGAGATCAAGATTATGGACACGTATACTTTTACCGTCCTGATGAACCTGAGGATGATTGCCTAACTCATTTAACCAACTCATTTGAGGAATTTATAGATAAGCTTCAAGTACCTATTTACTGA